The sequence agaagggaatccatgattatagctTTTCAACTATTGAAATTGGCCAGACAATTaaatgtattgcaaaaaatgaacttaaaaattcatatgtaaaccaaacaattagaagattttgagccaagaatttattaaaacaaaacaaaaattatgtgactccacaatggagaaatataataaacaaaaaaaatatgtctacacaacatagaaatattagagaaatatgagttaccttttaaatgttaaaattcaaaatattaaaacttttaaaaggttaaaaaaatttgaagatttaattaaaagattcaagcccagcaattaaataaacaaaacaacaattgacaaacttataagaaaaagcaacaaatctataatttttattgaacaaatcaaataaccctaaccttgatgcattgaccgaagaaggagaggagtccaatacataagtggaatatgtgaattgtgaagcatgagccggcctcaaaaaaattcttgaagaaaaataagtgttaaggaaaaaattgtgttgcggcaaaagaagataatagcaTATCTaatcataaaatctaaaataaaaagaatttaaaataaaaataataaaaaaatagtggtgACCAACTgccatacatataaatataagatattGACCAACCTTCATAAAAAGATGTCAGTTTCAATATTCACTTTGTGGTGAGGGTCCTCAAACATCATCTTCTCCGCGAATAGTTTTTGGGGCTTAGGTTTTCTAcgcaagcaattcttaaataggagagagtagaggcggtgggagagtgtccttatttggctagaagtctaatttgcattggaaaaagaaaacagtgatgaggtgaaaaatttaatttaatttaaatattttaaatattgtgatgacatgaaaaattgtggaagtttcaaaagtttcggttttatatatatatatatatagattacgtACCTTAACAGTCTCTATCTTAAAAACCTGGTTCAAGATCCTGCGACGGTGTGCCCATCTCTCCCCCTTCAGCGCAAGTAATCCTGATCCAAAGAACAGCGCAGACAAAGGGTCGAACCTCATTTTTTCAAACGACAAACCCGTATTCAAAAGTGCCTCCTTGATCATATCTGGATCGGCTATAGCCAACCTGGGCTTTGTTCCGAACCAGTACAGAAACGACTTCCCGTACAGAGCTGACCACTCGTAGTAGTAAGGAACTACACGGTGAATTATGTCGTGGTCCAAAGACATCGACTTTGACTGAGCTTCGGCGTACATACGGCGAATCTCGGCCGTGTTTCCAAAGATCAAACGGTAGCCGGGGCCTCGTATGCCTTGTTTGCGGAAATGGGCTTGGATTTTCCCTGGAACCCATATGATTGAATGTaagaattttaagaaaaacgAGACGAGGAAAATGAAAATCCCTAGTAGAAGAAACTGCATAGTTGGAGAGAATGTTTTTTATAAGAATGGTGAGGCAGTTCAGTAATTAGCTAGATTCAACACTAAGCAACTATTTAAGGTTGATTTACAGAGAAAAAGTGTGCTACTTTAGTTTGTAGCGATCATATAGACTACAGGAAAAGCGGCCCAAACATTTTATATGTGAATAGTTATTACTTGTTCATCATTAAAATGTAAAGcaatggtttttaattttgtgtttcatGTTATGACGCACTCAATGACGTAATTCACTTAGTGGGGGAAAGAaagttgaaagaaaaatgattaagTTATTatacaaaaacttataaattaatgtATCAACAGTTGATCTGCTCATGTGGTTACACTCAAAAGATGGAGAATATATTGTCAAATCGAGGTATCACATTGCTAGAGGATTAGCAAGACAGGAGGCTGGTATGGAGGAGTGCTCTAGGGAAGTGTATGGAAGCCTAGTTTGGGGGCACTTGTGGAAGCTACATatcccaaacaaaataaaagtctTTAGGTGGAGGGCCTACCAAAATGTGCTACCAACACGAGAGAATCTGACTAGGCGTAGAGTAATAAAGGATGATGGCTGCGAATGCTATAAAGGAAACTCGGAGTCTGTTCTTCATGTTCTATGGTAGTGGCGCAAGATGTTTGGGCCGGGAGTTTGAGGAGGTTGCAGAAAGCTAGAATCAGGCAAATGGACTTTACGCAGCTGGTGGTGGAGGTTATCATCAATCTGTCCAGTGAAGAGCAAGAATTATTTTGGGTTTAGTGTTGGGTTATTTGGAATCAACGCAACTCGATGCTACATGGGGGTAAAATACAGAACCCAACACTTTTGAATACACATGCAAGGGAGTATGTGGAGGAATTCAAGGGATCGCAAGCTTAGTTGGCTATTTTGACAAACCCGGGATTGGTGCAGGTTTGGAGACCTCCCACAGGTTCGGTGTATAAACTTAACTTCGATGCGACAGTCTTTGATGGTAATAGATCATCCGAGGTGGGAGTTATCGTGAGGAATAGCTTGGGAGAAGTGATGGCAGACCTATCAGCTCAAGGTCCGGCAGTGGCAAACAGCGAAGAAGCAGAGGCGTTAGCGTGTCGGAAAGCGGTTGAGTTTGCCATGGATGCGGGGTTCATGGACCTGGTGATCAAAGGTGATAATGCAGTGGTGATGAAGGCTATTTCTTCTCCACAGTTGGACAGATCACGGCTAGGACACATATATGACGATATTCGCACGCTAGCTACTGGGTTTAGAAGCTGTACTATTGGATGTGTTAAGCGAAGTGCCAACTCCGTGGCTCATAGCCTTGCACATTTTGCTAGTCACTTAGAGGATGAACTTGTATGGCTTGAggaatcccccccccccccccccagctCTTGAAGCCTTGTACTTGGATGCCAGTTCTTTGAATAATGAATGAATTCCGGTTTTGccttcaaaaaacaaaatatatatatatatatatatatacttggcCACTTTAGGCAACTTAAatactttaattaataaatgctTGAATTATTTATCTGTTTGGTTTTATAAGGtttttgttgtaaattttatagtaTCCTtaataactctaaaaaataaaataaaatatagttataCCTTAGCcttcttaattaaattcaagtatatgattgtgttaattAATGCAATTAATATAAATAGTGTTATTTTTTAGGGCTAATTACAACTTAATTACAACTTACTCATCTGTAGtttggtcgaaatttaagttgcctactcgtagttcaaaatttgatattttactCAATTGAGACTCAATCAGGGTTTTGTTACCCACTTCTATTAAAAATGAGgctaaatttgtatttttgctctcttttatgtttctctcctctcaaaacataaaaagccataaaaaaattatatataaaaaaaaaaaaaaaaaaaaaaaaaaacaagatcaaaaagtgaagttttttgtaaaaattatgaaCAAATATTACCACCACCATAGAAGCTATTAGATTCATGGATTTCATAACAGtttaattaaacatttaaaacaaatgataatttgtatatatattctatatttttagTCCACAAGTTCTTCTTTGTTAATTTATATTGGTTCGTTCTTTGTTAAGCAGATAACTCGAGAATAGTAGGGGAGGTCAAGCTAGTATCAAACATGCATAAGAGAAAAGCTAAGATGGCTTGCTATTCAGACTATTTTATTGCTTTTCTAGGTCTCTCTTTCGTTTTCTCTCAGACTCTAAAATTGTGGACAATTGAATTACTGATTTTTATGCATATGACTAGGTGGGTATGGTCCGTATGGAACTTTTGGCAGAGGTATTGGAAGTTGTCACATGGTCCCAACTTGGAATCCACGACAAGCCTATAAAGCAACTTCATgattcaaactaaaatttgaaaGCTAGTTCGCATATATATAGGATGATCAAAATCTGATATGTAATGTTTGTTcacaatttttatataaacactcacttttttatcttgttttatcttattcttttatatatatatatatatatatatatatatatatatatatatatattttaagttttgagaGGAAAAAGACATAAAAGAGAGTAAAATACATATTTAGCCTCATATTTAATGGAGGTGGGTAACGAAACCCTAATTGAGTTAATTtaagtgggtaaagtgtcaaatttcaaattacggataggcaacttaaattttggataaactacaggtgggtaagttgtaattagccctattttttaaaagcagtcaaatatttgaatttaagttttatcttttttttttttttaataagattgaAACgataattaaaatagtaatcAAAGTCTATCCGATATTTGTGAACTACAAACTACTCCATGAGTCCACCTACCgctttataataaataaataaaaaacaataaaaagaagatgcacagttaaatgaaaaaaatggtgTAGTTGTAAAGGTGCAtttagtgtgagtttggatagcaCTGATGCATTGGGCGTTTGGCTTTTTCTCTAGGTTCCGTGTACTGTTTACAGGACCCACAAGTACggaaaaatgtaaattttgctttaaaattaggtctcacggcactattcacatatttaaaaattattttgctataatgttttcagcaataaattttcaattttcagcaataagtgaTATCCAAACAGGCTTTTAGAGGGTGTTAATGACAAAATATATTGTAGGATTTTGGTGACTCTCTAGAATAAGCCTAGAACACAGTGAATCATCAGCCACAATTTTATTTGGGAGTAAAATTGGCAGACATGCATGGATAAGTGAGACCATGTACCAGACATGCATGCCTATCTCTCCACTTGCATGTAAGGCACCGTGCACAGCTaacatctttaaaaaattacttcatGCAACTCAGTAACATTGGTTTCCATTAAGGATTTGTTTAGTTACTCAATGATAGAGGCTGcatttggttcaatgtaaaTCGAATTCCGAGTGTAAAATGAATGTAGGGAAAAATGAATTACcgtaaagaaaatgaaatccaGGTGTTTGGTTCTACAATGGAAAATAGTCTAGAAAACGATTTATGGTGTTTGGTAATAttctaaaaatgctattttcctacaaatttttcacattttctcaatcATTTTCTTAGctcccaaacaaattttataacagaaaaattcaaaatatatacttaacacaaccaaaaatcaaaataaaaacatttttttattcacaaactcgatgagaggaggaagaaagagtgagagattgagggaaagagaggatCGGAGTGGATGGAGGTGGTGGCAGTCAAATCGGGTGGGTTTGGGGGTGGAGTGGAGTGGGTTGGTGGTCGGTGGCAGCCAGATCAGCCAATGCATTGGAAAGCCTGGTGGAGCACGGCCTACAGTTGGTTGTCAAGATCGGAGCTCAACCTGTACTTGTCGGTGCATGGCTGGCGATCGAAGAGGTGGGTCTTGGGTGTTTGTGGATCGGGGATGAGGGAGGGGTGGGCTGAGATCTTCAATTGTGTGATGTTTATGAGTGTGTGTGAGGATTGTGTGAGAAGTGTAAAActtttgaaggtaaaataagaATGGAAATGGTTTTATGGGTGAGAAGGGGTTTTTTACGATCAAAGTGTAAAAGAATTTCAGGTTGACCATATTTTCCTTTGGTACCAAACACACAAGggtgtaaaataatttcttgaaaaggttttcacccaaaacaaacgcaGCCAGAGTCAACTCTGTTGTGAATCAAGCTACTGCTGTGCACTGTGTTGCGCTATCAAAGCTTGTTTAATTGGAAATTAGTTATAGGATAATAGGCAATGGTAGTTAGTTGTAGTTAGTTAGATCTAGCTATTCATAACTGATTGTATAACAGATTTAGGGAGACTAGTTATTGCTATAAGAAGCTGTGATCACTTGTAAAAAATCATCTTGGAAATAATAAGCAAATGAAATACTTCTCTTATCTTACCCTCTTGTTTCTTTATCTCTCTGTATTCTAATTTTCAAGGAGGCCTAGATATGcatgttattatattttaatccGACTTGAATTACTTTATaaccaaaatatttgattaaatcCATTTTAACCGGCATATAATAATGGGATTGAACTCCtatcaaattttaaagaaaactttatctataaaataataactacaatattatttatatatatatatataaaaaatttattgatcaTATAtacaacatataaaaaattaaatagatgtACATATATAGCACCATCCATCATGAACTTCTCTAAATCggaaagactttttttttttccataaaatccAAAGTCATTCATTTATAACCTCATtagcattattttttatgttattaataaAAACCAAAGGACTTCTGAGCTGAGGAGATGAGGAGATGAGTCTTAAGCCTTTCTAgggtttcaatttttcaatataAGCCATGACATTGAAGTAGCTCGATAAGCCGATTAAAGTCGTTTACAAAGATCAGGAAGAGTTTAGGACCTTACATGTACGAGCAAACTATTCATGTCCATTGTAACATGATGAGGACATTGATATATGAACGGTTTGAAAACACCAAGGAGTTTGTCTAATGAGAAAATAATGTTCAGATTATTGTAAAACTCTTATCCACCATGAGATATTTGTCTAATGGTATATGCAAAGTTCAATATTTAGTACGTTAAATCCAcatatcatttttaatatatttaaaacaatacATCTCCAAACAATTCGACCATGAACATAAATTGCACGATACACAAGCTGAGGCTTCAAAGCCTCAATTGATTAACCTCTTAAATGCAAGTTGTGCTCCATGTTGAGGCTGTAAGCTTAAAATCATTATCGGTGCATGGACATATGCTGGTGACaatataaaagaatatttttgaaTGATCATAGCTAAAGCTACCTTCATCTCAACCATGGCTAAATTTTGACCTACACAGATTGTGGGGCCTAATCCAAATGGAAAATACGACGCTAAATGCTTTCGAGGCTCAGAAAACCTCAATGGGTTGAATTTATGTGCATCTGTTCCCCATATCTCAGTATCATGATGGACGGAGGTCATCATCAAATAGAGTTGTGTACCAGTAGGAATATCAAGCTTCCCTAGCATAACTCTTTTGGATGTTTCCCTCGCTAGCAAAACAGTCAGAGGGTAGAGACGAAGTGTTTCATTGAGTATCATGCTTACCTGTAGAAAAAGAGCAAGAAACTATACAGTAAAAATTGAGGGTTATGAAAAACATGGTTtgacattttatatatttaatggaaaaataaataaagttaattgcttaaaaatatttatagtaCATGAAACAAATATTAGGGATAGAATACCTTGAGGAGATTTCAATTgaagagttaataaaatatataggaaCATTACTTGACCTAAAAGCTTGAGGCAATAAATTTGagttcaattatattatattaatcactTACTATTTTTAGGAATATTATCCAACATGAGATACTATACTACTTAATTAACCATACCATTGACAAATGAATATTCAAAAAAACAAGATAATTAAGTT is a genomic window of Quercus lobata isolate SW786 chromosome 2, ValleyOak3.0 Primary Assembly, whole genome shotgun sequence containing:
- the LOC115958405 gene encoding uncharacterized protein LOC115958405, whose protein sequence is MVVAQDVWAGSLRRLQKARIRQMDFTQLVVEVWRPPTGSVYKLNFDATVFDGNRSSEVGVIVRNSLGEVMADLSAQGPAVANSEEAEALACRKAVEFAMDAGFMDLVIKGDNAVVMKAISSPQLDRSRLGHIYDDIRTLATGFRSCTIGCVKRSANSVAHSLAHFASHLEDELVGMVRMELLAEVLEVVTWSQLGIHDKPIKQLHDSN